The following proteins are co-located in the Pomacea canaliculata isolate SZHN2017 linkage group LG10, ASM307304v1, whole genome shotgun sequence genome:
- the LOC112573606 gene encoding uncharacterized protein LOC112573606 isoform X2 produces the protein MRTTRSRSRSFGALRPSSKKDTNALDAKLYENQQSLTEVIAVQEELLNTDVIISGKQSKKQKLVLDQTNTSIMQKTPLRRSSRLVARAETESIDEQNGATNEKESTPLLRLHRSHRSSVPKTFIDSNVDTSHMETHATPIGKRRQSKRLLAAAVESPISSVMKELTGEDTPSKLVAATIGDTQMSTPQCSNTEMEMNEEKDKGCSPGYENDGMKSPYQLRRRRSTSFLTPGPPLSSVKRSKAKRRRTDIMIALASAKSPEEAIKIIATSPMVEMTRRTPKSKLSPELIRNTTAALFDDDNVLLQGPLQLFPDPVDEQKPSCSSKENSKDKEHEDACVPEKRDVSFFRALWATEVEQLTNLADKWEALGEEISGLCEEVQGEIRSTVCQARLLMKQKLQQFSGLVDSCESGDPRTTCQDLQGFWDMVYMQVEDVDNKFVAWTNSSKTTGNQRKWLLSKARMQQKEKKTARVTKASGKSTSKFAAFKAQHLKQNKSTNADAEIAEEKVFDAGFFKVSSPVRTPRYHCEAGTPTKVELPILQSTCGKSSQELTPSSKQTDRLSGASENKENVAHIFLRRSMGEGHPRRSFSPSVPSPLLKDSTPRRKSVESSGKRLRRSLYQRRSQAEDKSSEKDESSEDSLKSQVGDEGRALSVQNRRSTRTCKSVSFAESRAHRVSQ, from the exons ATGCGAACCACTCGATCCAGAAGTAGAAGTTTTGGAGCCTTGAGACCATCATctaaaaaagacacaaatgcTTTGGACGCCAAATTATATGAGAATCAGCAGTCATTGACAGAAGTAATAGCAGTGCAGGAGGAGTTGCTAAATACAGATGTGATTATATCTGGGAAACAGTCGAAGAAGCAGAAGCTAGTTTTAGATCAAACTAACACTAGCATTATGCAGAAAACTCCTCTCAGACGGAGTTCTCGGTTAGTTGCAAGAGCTGAGACAGAGTCAATCGATGAGCAGAACGGAGCAACTAATGAAAAAGAGTCTACGCCATTGCTGAGATTGCATAGAAGCCACAGATCATCTGTGCCAAAAACATTCATTGACTCTAACGTGGACACATCACACATGGAAACTCATGCAACTCCTATAGGCAAGCGTCGTCAGAGTAAAAGATTATTAGCAGCTGCTGTGGAATCACCTATATCATCTGTGATGAAAGAGTTGACTGGTGAAGATACTCCTTCAAAGTTGGTGGCTGCCACCATAGGAGACACTCAAATGTCCACACCTCAATGCAGCAACACAGAAATGGAGATGAATGAAGAAAAGGACAAGGGATGTTCACCAGGTTATGAAAATGATGGTATGAAGAGTCCATATCAATTAAGAAGACGTCGCAGCACATCTTTCCTCACACCTGGTCCGCCTTTGTCATCTGTCAAAAGATCAAAGGCCAAACGACGACGTACAGATATTATGATTGCTTTAGCTTCAGCTAAGAGTCCTGAAGAAGC GATCAAAATTATAGCTACAAGCCCAATGGTAGAAATGACTCGTCGCACACCAAAGTCAAAACTGTCACCAG AATTGATAAGAAACACTACAGCTGCTTTGTTTGACGATGATAACGTGCTGCTGCAAGGGCCACTGCAGCTGTTCCCTGATCCTGTTGATGAACAAAAGCCATCCTGCAGTTCCAAGGAAAATAGCAAAG ACAAAGAGCATGAAGACGCCTGCGTGCCAGAGAAAAGGGATGTTTCCTTCTTCCGAGCCTTGTGGGCAACTGAAGTAGAGCAACTGACAAATCTAGCGGACAAATGGGAAGCTTTGGGTGAAGAAATCTCTGGCCTATGTGAAGAAG TTCAAGGAGAGATTCGCTCAACTGTATGTCAAGCTCGCCTTCTGATGAAGCAGAAACTTCAGCAGTTCTCTGGACTAGTAGATTCCTGTGAATCTGGGGATCCACGTACCACTTGTCAGGACCTACAGGGATTCTGGGATATGGTATATATGCag GTGGAGGATGTTGACAACAAATTCGTGGCCTGGACAAACTCCAGCAAAACAACTGGAAACCAGAGGAAGTGGCTTTTAAGCAAGGCAAGAATGCAACAAAA agaaaaaaaaacggcAAGAGTGACGAAAGCCTCAGGAAAGTCCACGTCCAAGTTTGCTGCATTCAAGGCCCagcatttaaaacagaataagTCCACTAATGCTGATGCAGAGATTGCTGAAGAGAAGGTGTTCGATGCTGGTTTCTTCAAAGTCAGCAGTCCAGTCCGAACTCCTCGTTACCACTGTGAAG CTGGTACACCTACCAAAGTAGAATTACCAATTCTACAGAGCACTTGTGGTAAGTCTTCACAAGAGTTGACTCCTTCCTCAAAACAGACTGACAGGCTTTCTGGGGCATCAGAAAACAAGGAGAATGTTGCTCACATTTTTTTGCGTCGATCAATGGGAGAAGGGCATCCCCGTCGTAGTTTCAGCCCCTCTGTACCCAGTCCCCTCCTGAAGGATTCCACTCCTCGCAGGAAGAGTGTGGAAAGCAGTGGCAAACGGTTGCGTCGGTCATTGTACCAGCGAAGAAGCCAAGCAGAAGATAAGTCTTCTGAGAAGGATGAATCAAGCGAAGATTCTTTGAAGTCTCAAGTAGGAGATGAAGGGAGAGCCTTATCTGTCCAGAACAG GCGAAGCACTCGCACATGCAAGTCAGTGTCATTTGCGGAGTCGAGAGCACACAGGGTGAGCCAGTAG
- the LOC112573606 gene encoding uncharacterized protein LOC112573606 isoform X1, whose product MRTTRSRSRSFGALRPSSKKDTNALDAKLYENQQSLTEVIAVQEELLNTDVIISGKQSKKQKLVLDQTNTSIMQKTPLRRSSRLVARAETESIDEQNGATNEKESTPLLRLHRSHRSSVPKTFIDSNVDTSHMETHATPIGKRRQSKRLLAAAVESPISSVMKELTGEDTPSKLVAATIGDTQMSTPQCSNTEMEMNEEKDKGCSPGYENDGMKSPYQLRRRRSTSFLTPGPPLSSVKRSKAKRRRTDIMIALASAKSPEEAIKIIATSPMVEMTRRTPKSKLSPELIRNTTAALFDDDNVLLQGPLQLFPDPVDEQKPSCSSKENSKDKEHEDACVPEKRDVSFFRALWATEVEQLTNLADKWEALGEEISGLCEEVQGEIRSTVCQARLLMKQKLQQFSGLVDSCESGDPRTTCQDLQGFWDMVYMQVEDVDNKFVAWTNSSKTTGNQRKWLLSKARMQQKKKKKTARVTKASGKSTSKFAAFKAQHLKQNKSTNADAEIAEEKVFDAGFFKVSSPVRTPRYHCEAGTPTKVELPILQSTCGKSSQELTPSSKQTDRLSGASENKENVAHIFLRRSMGEGHPRRSFSPSVPSPLLKDSTPRRKSVESSGKRLRRSLYQRRSQAEDKSSEKDESSEDSLKSQVGDEGRALSVQNRRSTRTCKSVSFAESRAHRVSQ is encoded by the exons ATGCGAACCACTCGATCCAGAAGTAGAAGTTTTGGAGCCTTGAGACCATCATctaaaaaagacacaaatgcTTTGGACGCCAAATTATATGAGAATCAGCAGTCATTGACAGAAGTAATAGCAGTGCAGGAGGAGTTGCTAAATACAGATGTGATTATATCTGGGAAACAGTCGAAGAAGCAGAAGCTAGTTTTAGATCAAACTAACACTAGCATTATGCAGAAAACTCCTCTCAGACGGAGTTCTCGGTTAGTTGCAAGAGCTGAGACAGAGTCAATCGATGAGCAGAACGGAGCAACTAATGAAAAAGAGTCTACGCCATTGCTGAGATTGCATAGAAGCCACAGATCATCTGTGCCAAAAACATTCATTGACTCTAACGTGGACACATCACACATGGAAACTCATGCAACTCCTATAGGCAAGCGTCGTCAGAGTAAAAGATTATTAGCAGCTGCTGTGGAATCACCTATATCATCTGTGATGAAAGAGTTGACTGGTGAAGATACTCCTTCAAAGTTGGTGGCTGCCACCATAGGAGACACTCAAATGTCCACACCTCAATGCAGCAACACAGAAATGGAGATGAATGAAGAAAAGGACAAGGGATGTTCACCAGGTTATGAAAATGATGGTATGAAGAGTCCATATCAATTAAGAAGACGTCGCAGCACATCTTTCCTCACACCTGGTCCGCCTTTGTCATCTGTCAAAAGATCAAAGGCCAAACGACGACGTACAGATATTATGATTGCTTTAGCTTCAGCTAAGAGTCCTGAAGAAGC GATCAAAATTATAGCTACAAGCCCAATGGTAGAAATGACTCGTCGCACACCAAAGTCAAAACTGTCACCAG AATTGATAAGAAACACTACAGCTGCTTTGTTTGACGATGATAACGTGCTGCTGCAAGGGCCACTGCAGCTGTTCCCTGATCCTGTTGATGAACAAAAGCCATCCTGCAGTTCCAAGGAAAATAGCAAAG ACAAAGAGCATGAAGACGCCTGCGTGCCAGAGAAAAGGGATGTTTCCTTCTTCCGAGCCTTGTGGGCAACTGAAGTAGAGCAACTGACAAATCTAGCGGACAAATGGGAAGCTTTGGGTGAAGAAATCTCTGGCCTATGTGAAGAAG TTCAAGGAGAGATTCGCTCAACTGTATGTCAAGCTCGCCTTCTGATGAAGCAGAAACTTCAGCAGTTCTCTGGACTAGTAGATTCCTGTGAATCTGGGGATCCACGTACCACTTGTCAGGACCTACAGGGATTCTGGGATATGGTATATATGCag GTGGAGGATGTTGACAACAAATTCGTGGCCTGGACAAACTCCAGCAAAACAACTGGAAACCAGAGGAAGTGGCTTTTAAGCAAGGCAAGAATGCAACAAAA aaaaa aaaaaaaaacggcAAGAGTGACGAAAGCCTCAGGAAAGTCCACGTCCAAGTTTGCTGCATTCAAGGCCCagcatttaaaacagaataagTCCACTAATGCTGATGCAGAGATTGCTGAAGAGAAGGTGTTCGATGCTGGTTTCTTCAAAGTCAGCAGTCCAGTCCGAACTCCTCGTTACCACTGTGAAG CTGGTACACCTACCAAAGTAGAATTACCAATTCTACAGAGCACTTGTGGTAAGTCTTCACAAGAGTTGACTCCTTCCTCAAAACAGACTGACAGGCTTTCTGGGGCATCAGAAAACAAGGAGAATGTTGCTCACATTTTTTTGCGTCGATCAATGGGAGAAGGGCATCCCCGTCGTAGTTTCAGCCCCTCTGTACCCAGTCCCCTCCTGAAGGATTCCACTCCTCGCAGGAAGAGTGTGGAAAGCAGTGGCAAACGGTTGCGTCGGTCATTGTACCAGCGAAGAAGCCAAGCAGAAGATAAGTCTTCTGAGAAGGATGAATCAAGCGAAGATTCTTTGAAGTCTCAAGTAGGAGATGAAGGGAGAGCCTTATCTGTCCAGAACAG GCGAAGCACTCGCACATGCAAGTCAGTGTCATTTGCGGAGTCGAGAGCACACAGGGTGAGCCAGTAG